aagcttgaggccctgggtctgaaccccgccctgtgcaattgggtcctggacttcctgatgggccgccccccaggtggtaaaggtaggaaacaacacctccactacgctgatcctcaacactgggggccccacaagggtgcgttctcatctcctgtactccatgcacgcctccaagtcaatcatcaagtttgcagacgacacaacagtagtgggcttgattatcaacaacgacgagacagcctacagggaggaggtgagggtactcagagtgtggtgtcacgaaaacaacctctcactcaacgtcgaCAAagcaaaagagatgatcgtggacttcaggaaacagcagagagatcacccccttatccacattgaagggacagcagtggaaaaggtggaagttttaagttcctcggcatacacatcaatGACAAACGGTCCACCCacccagacagtgtggtgaagaaggcgcagcagcgcctcttcaacctcaggaggctgaagaaatgtgtcttgtcaaccaaaaccctgacaaactttgacagatgcacaattgagagcatcctgtcgggctggtatggcaactgcaccgccctcaaccgcaaggttcTCCAGagacacaatgcatcaccgggggaaaactgcctgccctccaggactcctacagcacccgatgtcacaggaaggccaaaaagatcatcaaggacatcaaccacccggtgccactgcctgttcacaccgctaccatccagaaggagaggtcagtacaggtgcatcaaagctgggaccgagagactgaaaaacagcttctatctcaaggccatctgactgttaaacagcaatcactaactcagagaggcccCTGCCTTcatggagacccaatcactggccactttaataaatggatcactaatcGCTTTATACAacgcactctaaataatgccactttaataatgttgacatatcttacattactcatattcCATGTTATGAATGGGTAATGATTGTATTATGTGTGGGTTATGAATGGGTAATGATTGGGTGATGATTGTATTATGTGTGGGTTATGAATGGGTTATGAATGGGTAATGAATGAATATTATAAGAATTAGAAAATTATTGTGTTCATTCTTGTTATGTTTTTTTGTTACATTTACAACACACCCCATTTAGAGATACTAATATTGTAGCTAGAGATAATGTGTCTACATTATCGACTCCTTTAAGCATGTGAGATACAAGCTGTCTAAAACAGGTCCATCTACAGACAGGTATTCAGGAAGAACAACCCAAATATGGACATACTGTAAATGTCATGTCATGACTCACTCCACTTCAGGCAGTGTCTGTTGCAACAGCCCTTTCCACCTGATGGTAAGTTACAATAAAGACCAATTGAATTTAGCAATGAGGAAGTGATACTTTACATGCAATAATTTGCTCTGAACTTTAACTAAAACAAGTCCAGCTGGTCTGTCAGCATTGACAAAGGTTTACACCACCAACACTGAGATCACAAAACATTTCGTAGTTAGAGAGGTGAGGTTGCAGGAACAGAATCTAGAATATAATCTCTTTATTCTAGGGTAGTAAGGTTGCAGGAACAGAATCTAGAATATAATCTCTTTATTCTAGGGTAGTAAGGTTGCAGGAACAGAATCTAGAATCAAATGACAGCAAAACCAACAAGCCAACCTTCACTCTCCAAGGAGGACCTGCTTTGTCCTGTGTGTTGTGAGGTATTCAGCCTTCCCGTCCTGCTGAAATGTGGCCATAACTCCTGTAAGGAGTGTTTACAAAAATTGTGGGAATGGAAGGGAGGCAGACAATGCCCCGTGTGTCGGACCACGTCGAGCTCAGAGAGGCCTCCTATCAACCTGGCCCTAAAGATAGCAGCCGGCGTGTTTACAGagcagaggaggagcaggggagaggaggagcggtgccttcttcacaacgagAAGCTGAAGCTATTCTGTCACAACGACGAGGAGCCAATTTGTGTCGTCTGTCAGCTTTCTAACCAACACAAAGTACATGTGTGCTGCCCTGTAGAGGAGGCTGCTCTGGAGAAAAAGGTGAGACGGGATGTCTGAACTATTATAGAGCAATTTAGActggtgtatgtgtgtctatcagtggaggctgctgaggggaggacggctcatactaATGACTGCAATGGACTCAATGGAGTGGTAACTGAGGTAGATATATACATATAGGTAGAGATAAAGTgattaggcaacaggatagatgataaacagtagcagcgtatgtgatgagtcaataGAGTTGGTGCTGAGGGGGTCAACACATATAGTCCGGGTGCTTGTCGTGCGGTACACAGACAGAAAGGTGTTCCtctggtcctggatggcagggagctcggtccCACTGAGGAACACCTTTCccgttgaggatctgaggacccatgcaatATTTTCTGCCTCCTgggggggaagaggcgctgtcgtgCCCGTTTTACgactgtgtgtgtggaccatgttctttccaccaaggaacttgaagctctcgatctgctccactacagcctcatcgatgtggatgggggtgtgctcggccctccatttcctgtagtccacgatcatctcctttgtcttgctgacgttgagggaaaggttgttgtcccggGAACCAcaatgccaggtcactgacctccctataggctgtctcatcgtcgtcggtgatctgGCCTGCCACCATCgtgttttcagcaaacttaatcaTGGTGTTGTAGGCGTGCGCAGCCACACAATCGTTGGTAAaaagggagaacaggaggggtctaagcacgcaccactgaggcggccccctgtgttgagggtcagcgtggcgaatgtgctgttacctaccctcaccacctggaggcggcccgtcaggacgttcaggatccagttgcagagggaggtgtttagtcccaggatccatagcttagtgatgagctttgagggcactatggtgctgtagtcaattaatagcattctcacataggtcttCTTTTTGTCCAGGAGGGAAAGGGATAGagggcaatagagattgcatcatcttttaatctgttggggcggtatgcaaattggagtggatccagggtttctgggataatggtattgatgtgagtgTCTGCTTGACACATTTAGGTACGACAGAGTATCAAGGGTCAAGGGTCAAGGGTCAAGGGaaggatgaaaatgtcagtgaagacactttccaaCTGATCAgcgctctgagtacacgtcctggttaaTCCACTTCTGACACAGGGTGGCACAACAGAGCAACTCTCGATGCACACTTTTGTAAAgagtgtcacgtctgctcccgctcttccctccccctggcgcttgagggcgccagaatgccttgcatcactcactcctgccatccatcacgtacacctgcctttcctcgtcacgcgcatcagcgttattggactcacctggactctctgatcacctgttcatttcctcccctatatgtgtcagttccccagctctgtttcccgcttctgcattgattgttttctgtttgctaacgctgtttatgtctcgttccatgtccgttatttattaaatgttactccccgtacctgcttcgtctctccagcgtcatccttgtgacaAAGAGTTCATGTGAAAAGATGTGAGCGTATTGTCTTCATGTTAGGAGCCTTCTCCATCGAATAAACACTTAGATTTATGTTCATGGGTAATTTATTTGCGGCcatgtgaatgttaacctgtttaaaacgCTTAAACCAAAATCACACGGAAAGACCGGGTAGAAATCGTCATCCAAATCCGATGTTAGTAATCGCTGTTCACTCAAAAAAACAGTTTTCGATCATAAGAAATGATGCCGGAGACATTATGCACGAAAAAGTTAAGATCAGagttaaaaaataaacacaaaacaGCAGATTAGCAGAATTCACAATttttagattgtgtgtgtgttaatgtgtgtgtgtgcttgggggggggggggggactaggtTATGCAAGCAATGGAATGTATATTTATGTTATGATCAAGAGTTTTGgatcaatgttttttttgttgttgtttacataATTATTTCAGATAGAGGTCTCAGCCAAGCTTGATTCATTGCAGAAACACCTGAAAATACTCAACAAGACTAAAGAGGATTGGGAAGAAACCAGAAATTACTTAAAGGTAATTACTAAATGACTTGCGTTTTAAGGaaacaacttttttttcttctcagggCAGATTGACTACTTCAGTATGTGCTTTTAATTAGTTAGTGAGCTATATACATACACTATCAATCCATCTGATTAGTTAGTGAGCTAAATACATAGACTATCAATCCATCTGATTAGTTAGTGAGCTAAATACATAGACTATCAATCCATCTGATTAGTTAGTGAGCTAAATACATAGACTATCGATCCATCTGATTAGTTAGTGAGCTAAATACATACACTATCAATCCATCTGATTAGTTAGTGAGCTAAATACATACACTATCAATCCATCTGATTAGTTAGTGAGCTAAATACATACACTATCACTAACTGTAGAGCCAGGCGGACCAGACGGAGCGACAGATGAAGGAGGAGTTTGAGAGGTTCCACCAGCTcctgagggaggaggagaaaaacAGAGTGGACAAGttgagacaggaagaggagaacaAAACTCAGGTGATGTGTATGAAGTTGGAGTACATCAAGCAGAGGATCGCTGCCCTCACAGACACCATCAGCGAAGTAGAGACGTCCATACGAGCGGATGATGTGAAGTTTTTACAGGTATCTCATCCAAA
This genomic interval from Salvelinus alpinus chromosome 6, SLU_Salpinus.1, whole genome shotgun sequence contains the following:
- the LOC139577809 gene encoding zinc-binding protein A33-like, which gives rise to MTAKPTSQPSLSKEDLLCPVCCEVFSLPVLLKCGHNSCKECLQKLWEWKGGRQCPVCRTTSSSERPPINLALKIAAGVFTEQRRSRGEEERCLLHNEKLKLFCHNDEEPICVVCQLSNQHKVHVCCPVEEAALEKKIEVSAKLDSLQKHLKILNKTKEDWEETRNYLKSQADQTERQMKEEFERFHQLLREEEKNRVDKLRQEEENKTQVMCMKLEYIKQRIAALTDTISEVETSIRADDVKFLQDYKKTKSRTKGPLGEPECIRGILIDAAKHLQSLKFGIWKKMADIVQWVPITLDPNTAQSNLSFSKEFSSVRYSRKKLLPDNPERLTSRISVLGATGFTSGRHSWTVEVGQSRDWYIGVARESIKRKSTIFLNPAEGFWVIGLCNGETYWAQTSPRTRLEVKRERKPWRITIELDYDRGKVLFLNTVDSTLIHVFKEKFTERIFPYFAPGMYEEGNTSSPLTICPLTISIEVLNQIILP